In Zingiber officinale cultivar Zhangliang chromosome 3B, Zo_v1.1, whole genome shotgun sequence, a single window of DNA contains:
- the LOC121967658 gene encoding silicon efflux transporter LSI2-like has protein sequence MVTAAAAKVVLGSIAFGIFWILAVFPAVPFLPIGRTAGSLLGAMLMVIFRVIPPEEAYDAIDLPIIGLLFGTMVVSVFLEQADMFKHLGKLLSWKSRGGKDLLLRVCLVSSVSSSLFTNDTSCVVLTEFILKLARQNNLPPQPFLLALASSSNIGSAATPIGNPQNLVIAVQSGIPFGKFLVGLFPAVLVGSLLNAAILLFYFWKILSVEKDEEVASTVGEMVAEDDMTLHRFSPATMSHLPSLHSQPFGSTLPSLSGKFGSVSSVRGRAKSVDVDVQTPSSSGIESLRTSNVSKETAELAGTSQREKGVASKRVPKTYSYQSRSFRGESSVLSLDSEENVVERWKSMLWKACVYLVALGMLVSLLMGLNMSWAAIAAALALVVLDFKDACPCLEKVSYSLLIFFCGMFITMDGFNKTGIPSALWEFVEPYSCVDRASGIALLALVILLLSNVASNVPTVLLLGGRIAASAALISPEEETRAWLMLAWVSTVAGNLSLLGSAANLIVCEQARRVQYFAYNLSFFSHLRFGLPSTLVVTGIGLLLVRSY, from the exons ATGGTGACGGCGGCGGCTGCAAAGGTTGTTCTAGGCTCGATTGCGTTCGGAATATTCTGGATTTTGGCAGTATTTCCGGCGGTGCCATTCCTCCCCATTGGCCGGACTGCCGGCTCCCTCCTCGGCGCTATGCTCATGGTGATCTTCCGCGTCATCCCGCCGGAGGAGGCCTACGACGCCATCGACCTCCCCATTATCGGCCTCCTCTTCGGTACCATGGTCGTGAGCGTCTTCTTGGAGCAGGCCGACATGTTCAAGCACCTCGGCAAGCTGCTCTCCTGGAAGAGCCGCGGCGGCAAGGACCTGCTCCTCCGCGTCTGCCTAGTCTCATCCGTTTCCAGCTCCCTCTTCACTAACGACACCAGCTGCGTCGTGCTCACCGAGTTCATCCTTAAGCTCGCCCGTCAGAACAACCTCCCGCCCCAGCCCTTTCTCCTCGCACTCGCCTCCAGCTCCAACATCGGGTCCGCGGCGACCCCCATCGGCAACCCCCAAAACCTCGTTATTGCCGTGCAGAGCGGCATCCCCTTCGGCAAGTTCCTCGTCGGACTCTTCCCCGCCGTCCTCGTCGGAAGCCTCCTCAACGCCGCCATCCTCCTCTTCTATTTCTGGAAAATTCTGTCTGTGGAGAAGGACGAGGAagtggcctccaccgtcggaGAAATGGTGGCGGAGGACGACATGACCCTGCACCGCTTCTCCCCCGCCACCATGTCGCACCTCCCCTCTTTGCATTCCCAGCCATTTGGGTCCACCCTCCCCTCCTTGTCCGGAAAATTCGGCTCCGTCAGCAGCGTTCGTGGCAGGGCTAAAAGCGTCGACGTTGATGTGCAGACTCCATCAAGCTCGGGAATTGAGTCCTTACGGACCTCGAACGTGTCGAAGGAGACGGCAGAACTCGCCGGGACCTCGCAGAGAGAGAAGGGCGTGGCGTCGAAGAGGGTTCCCAAGACTTACAGCTACCAAAGCCGCAGCTTCAGAGGAGAGTCCTCTGTGCTTTCTCTCGACTCCGAGGAAAACGTCGTGGAGAGATGGAAGAGCATGCTGTGGAAGGCTTGCGTTTACCTTGTAGCTCTCGGGATGCTCGTCTCCCTTTTAATGGGCCTAAACATGTCATGGGCGGCTATTGCGGCTGCCCTTGCTCTGGTGGTGCTCGATTTCAAAGATGCATGCCCTTGCCTTGAGAAG GTTTCATACTCCTTGTTGATATTCTTTTGCGGGATGTTTATCACTATGGATGGATTTAACAAAACCGGCATACCGAGTGCTTTGTGGGAGTTTGTCGAACCTTATTCTTGCGTTGATAGAGCTAGTGGAATTGCACTTCTTGCCCTGGTCATTCTTTTGCTTTCAAACGTTGCTTCCAATGTCCCTAcag TTCTCCTGCTGGGTGGAAGAATCGCTGCGTCTGCTGCACTCATTTCTCCTGAAGAAGAGACGCGTGCATGGCTCATGCTTGCATGGGTCAGTACAGTGGCAGGAAACCTCTCTCTTCTCGGATCCGCAGCCAATCTCATAGTCTGCGAGCAAGCTCGCCGAGTTCAATACTTTGCTTACAACCTCTCCTTCTTTAGTCATCTGCGATTCGGCCTTCCTTCGACACTCGTGGTCACTGGGATTGGGTTACTGCTGGTGAGGAGTTATTGA